From one Comamonas piscis genomic stretch:
- the uraH gene encoding hydroxyisourate hydrolase, producing MGLSTHVLDTMHGCPAAGMDIALYATDGGELRLIRRETLNHDGRTQTPLFDNATLRPGTYRLSFEVAAYFAAKGVELPSPNFLNQVNLDFGVAHADQHYHVPLLVSPWSYSTYRGS from the coding sequence ATGGGCCTGAGCACCCACGTTCTCGATACCATGCACGGCTGCCCCGCTGCGGGCATGGACATCGCGCTGTACGCCACCGACGGCGGCGAGCTGCGCCTGATCCGCCGCGAAACCCTGAACCACGACGGCCGCACCCAAACCCCCCTGTTTGACAACGCCACCCTGCGCCCCGGCACCTACCGCCTGAGCTTTGAGGTAGCCGCCTACTTTGCCGCCAAAGGCGTGGAGCTGCCCAGCCCCAACTTTTTGAACCAGGTAAATCTGGATTTTGGTGTGGCCCATGCGGATCAGCATTACCACGTGCCGCTGCTAGTGAGCCCTTGGAGCTATTCGACGTACCGGGGGTCTTGA